ATTGTCCGGTTATTGATTAAAAGCCTCAGTGTTAACTAAGACTCTTTCGCTGTATTGCCAGCAAAGACCGTTTGTAATTTTTGAGTCAAGGTGATGAGTTGAGTCGTCAATAGACTCATACTGTAGCCGAGCATCGCGCCAAGCAGTAAAGGAGGTAATATTGCCGCGACATCGCCACCCATCGCAAAAGTGATGCAGCAACCGATAAATGCACCCGGTATAAAGGCAAGTTTTTGATAGCTTGCTTGTAAACACATGGCAGCAGTTGCTATCCCGGTGAAGATATAGCCCATTATTGGGGAGACAAAAAAGCTGCTTGCAGAAATAATTAGCCAGCCCCAGAAGACACCGGAGACATTTGTCGTCATCGCCATCAGCATGCCCTTCACGCCGGTTTCTGTTTGTGCGAAAAAGGTGCTGCAACCAAGAAAACCTATCCAGGTAACAAGTTGAAATACATCAGCAAAGCCAGCCCATACGGCTGCCAATAATCCTGCTGATATAGCGATCTGCCAACGATGTTCCATAAAGCCCTCTCTATTGCGCGATATACACTTTTACTATGTCGATACACAGCATTTAATATCAAGGTCGCTAAATTACCATCTTTTGTAGCCTAAAAAACACGATCTATGACAAAAAATCGCTAATAAAGTGGACTCTAGCGCACAAAACAAACGAAAACGTAACAAATATACAATCTTCAGCCTTTGGGGTAACCAAATAGAGGTATTAAATAAGTGGTAGCTGTCAACTCTGTCATCAAACTAACCTAAAACAGAGACGGCTCAGACTCATTTATGTAGCCCCTGACACAAAAAAGCACCTCAAAACGAGATGCTTTTGTTAAAAGAGCCCACTCACAAACAAGCCCAACAAGAAATCAATAACTTTTCTTATTTCTGCGGGATGCGATTTGCACCCCTTGGATCATTTTTCCTAATGCTTTCTCTTTGGCTCTTCTCTCTGCCAGTGTTGCACCGTTCAATGCCTGTTCACGCATCAGTTTACGATAACTGGTTAAGCGGCGTTCAGAGATAATGCCATCATTTAACGCTGCTTGAATTGCGCAACCGGGTTCGCTTTCATGACTGCAATCTCCAAATCGGCACTGCTGGGCTAATTCAGTGATCTCACTAAACGTATCGCTTACCCCTTGTTCGCAATGGCTAAGCTGCAGCTCTCGCATACCGGGGGTGTCCATCAGCAACCCACCAAGAGGTAGCCACTTTAGCGCTCTTGAGGTGGTGGTGTGACGCCCTTTGCTGTCATCTTCACGCACGGCACTGGTAACTTGGCTCTCAACGCCCATTAGACCATTCACTAGTGTCGACTTGCCCACACCCGATGAGCCTAAAAACGCAATCGTTTTGCCTGTTTGGCAATAGCCTGATAACGCTTTAAGCGCCTCACTATCGAGTGCGTTAACCGAATGGACCATCATCATTGGATCGAGTTGTTGTACTTGTTGGCGCTTATCATCTACATCACTGCACAGATCAGCCTTGGTTAATAGCACCACAGGATCCACTTGGGCTTCTTTCGCTAGCGCGAGGTAACGCTCAATTCGGTTAAGGTTAAAATCGTGATTAAGCGAACAAACAATCATGACACTATCAATATTGGCAGCAATTAACTGCGTCGCCACTTTCGAGCCAGGCGCCTTACGTTGGAACAAAGATTGACGTTCTAACTGACGATGCACCCTTTGTGAGTCATCAAATAAAGCCCAATCACCAACGCATAGACGCTCTGCCTGGGCGGATACGGTTAATTTTACCGTCCCTTGCTCACTCATCACCACCACGTGGCTTCTGTGCTGTTCGACCACACGACCAATACTGAACAGGGATAACTCATCTAGGCTAAGTTGCTGCTGAAAAAAAGGGCGCCAGCCTAGTTGTGTTAACGTCATCGTTGAGTTTTCCATGGTCTTTCTCCGTGCACAATTTTTTTACATCATATAGATAATTTATCGCAGTGGCGCTATCCACCACTTATCTGCTAAGAGCCCAATAATAGCGACTTAGTCAACTAATTAATTGAACAAAAGCGACAAGTCTGTCTTGTGGATTGTTCAATCTAGCAATTTTACCGAATTAACAAACTGACTAGATCTACCTTTAACTAATTTACAATTGATTATCATTCTCATTTACTGGTTTTTGTTCTAATATTGCATTCGTTTTTAATTCGACCAATTACAAGGATCAACTATGAAGCTTATTACCACATTTTCAGCAGCTGTCATGCTTATCTTACTTAGCAGTACTGCATACGCAAGTGAGTGCGAGCTTACAATTACCGCAACCGACGCTATGCAGTTTGATAAAAAAGAGCTGTCTGTACCAGCAACCTGTAAGGAAGTAACGCTGACACTGACCCATGGTGGTCAACTGCCTAAATCTGCAATGGGTCATAACTGGGTATTAAGTACTGCGGCTGACATGCAAGCGATTGCTAACGATGGCATGGCGGCTGGGGCAGACAATAGCTATGTAAAACCGAAAGATGCCAGAGTCATTGCGCATACAGGGATTATTGGTGGCGGAGAGTCGACGAGTATTAATTTTAGTATTGAAGGATTAACCCCAGCAACGGCTTATCGCTTCTTCTGTTCCTTCCCTGGTCATTGGGCGATTATGCAAGGTAGCTTTATTATTAAGTAGTATCACGTCTTTATAGCAGTGAGTGTTAACTAAAAAGGCTACCTGAGGTAGCCTTTTTATATCAAGCGTAATTGAGAAGCGAATACGCCTCTATAAAATAATTAACCAAAAAGTTGATCGGCGACAAATGGATTTTGTACGCGCTCCTCTCCAAATGTTGAGAGCGGACCGTGGCCTGGAATAAACTGCACCTCTTTACCCAAAGGCCAGAGCTTTTTAGTAATCGATTCAATTAAATCTTGATGATTAGACTGCGGGAAATCAGTTCGGCCAATCGAGCCTCTAAACAACACATCGCCAACCCATGCAATATCTGCCTCCTTGGCAAAAAAGACCACATGGCCCGGAGTGTGTCCTGGGCAATGGAGCACAGACAAAAGCTGATCACCGACCTTAACTTCATCACCCTCTTCTAAGTAACGGCTTGGCGTAAATGGATCGCAATGGACAAAACCAAAATGCTGGCTCTGTTTCGGTAAACTTTCTAGCCAAAAGCTATCCGCTAAGTGTGGCCCAACAATCGGTATATCTAACTGGTCAGCAAGTGCTTTGGCAGCGCCCACATGATCAATATGACCATGGGTCAGCAATACCTGCTCAACCACTACATTGTTTTTATCGGCTTCTTCTAAAATTCGCTCAAGATTCCCGCCCGGATCGACCACTGCTCCCTTCAAGGTTTGCTCACACCAAATTAAACTACAATTTTGCTGGAATGGCGTGACCGGTATTAACTGATACTTCATCAAAACTCACCTAAGGAATATTTTGCAGTGGAATGGTTAAAGATTACGCCAACTTGGCCGTTTCCTCTATAAATAATTGGTAGAACATGAACTAACGCTCACAAAAGCATCACATTTGTAGTTGGTAAGATTTAGGTTAATTAGCAACCACTGGATAAGGTGCACCTCTTGTGTGTTTCGGTATACAATCTCCAGCTCTGTTGCCCATAAAATACTTAAAAATAAGATAAGGCTCACTAAATGACAACACAACTGACCTTTGCTGGCATGGTTGCTCTTAAACACACCTTCACCTTACCGCTTGATTACAACCGCCCTGACGGTAAGAAAATCGAGATTTTTGCTCGAGAACTGGTTAGCCCTGAAAACCAGCATAAATCACTGCCTTTCATCGTCTTCTTTC
The Shewanella sp. KX20019 DNA segment above includes these coding regions:
- a CDS encoding DUF1097 domain-containing protein — translated: MEHRWQIAISAGLLAAVWAGFADVFQLVTWIGFLGCSTFFAQTETGVKGMLMAMTTNVSGVFWGWLIISASSFFVSPIMGYIFTGIATAAMCLQASYQKLAFIPGAFIGCCITFAMGGDVAAILPPLLLGAMLGYSMSLLTTQLITLTQKLQTVFAGNTAKES
- the rsgA gene encoding ribosome small subunit-dependent GTPase A — protein: MENSTMTLTQLGWRPFFQQQLSLDELSLFSIGRVVEQHRSHVVVMSEQGTVKLTVSAQAERLCVGDWALFDDSQRVHRQLERQSLFQRKAPGSKVATQLIAANIDSVMIVCSLNHDFNLNRIERYLALAKEAQVDPVVLLTKADLCSDVDDKRQQVQQLDPMMMVHSVNALDSEALKALSGYCQTGKTIAFLGSSGVGKSTLVNGLMGVESQVTSAVREDDSKGRHTTTSRALKWLPLGGLLMDTPGMRELQLSHCEQGVSDTFSEITELAQQCRFGDCSHESEPGCAIQAALNDGIISERRLTSYRKLMREQALNGATLAERRAKEKALGKMIQGVQIASRRNKKSY
- the azu gene encoding azurin, which produces MKLITTFSAAVMLILLSSTAYASECELTITATDAMQFDKKELSVPATCKEVTLTLTHGGQLPKSAMGHNWVLSTAADMQAIANDGMAAGADNSYVKPKDARVIAHTGIIGGGESTSINFSIEGLTPATAYRFFCSFPGHWAIMQGSFIIK
- a CDS encoding MBL fold metallo-hydrolase; amino-acid sequence: MKYQLIPVTPFQQNCSLIWCEQTLKGAVVDPGGNLERILEEADKNNVVVEQVLLTHGHIDHVGAAKALADQLDIPIVGPHLADSFWLESLPKQSQHFGFVHCDPFTPSRYLEEGDEVKVGDQLLSVLHCPGHTPGHVVFFAKEADIAWVGDVLFRGSIGRTDFPQSNHQDLIESITKKLWPLGKEVQFIPGHGPLSTFGEERVQNPFVADQLFG